The Daucus carota subsp. sativus chromosome 2, DH1 v3.0, whole genome shotgun sequence genome includes a window with the following:
- the LOC108192239 gene encoding GDSL esterase/lipase At1g29670 — protein sequence MIMLIIFFKLQIIPVIRAKPPVPCYFIFGDSLVDNGNNNNLQTQAKVNYPPYGVDFPGGNATGRFSNGENSADILGKLLGFDNYIPPYATARGEEILQGVNYASGGAGIRSESGRNLGARISLDQQLRNHRFTVSRLGVLQRNTSYTKEYLGKCIYTVGMGSNDYINNYFMPSNFSTSSLYNPDEYADVLIQQYTKQLESLYDAGARKVAVFGLGLIGCTPFQIYTFGKNASGCVDKVNDAVALFNKRMTPLVDGLNNNFTDAKFIYINTTHISHLDPASSGNTPCCISSVYSDKGQCEPNQHPCTNPQNYVFWDHHHPTEKANNVTAWRAYKATTPLDSYPMDIRRLALR from the exons ATGATCATGCTGATAATCTTTTTTAAGTTGCAAATAATACCGGTTATTAGGGCTAAGCCACCAGTCCCCTGCTACTTCATTTTCGGGGACTCTCTGGTCGATAATGGCAATAACAATAATCTTCAAACTCAAGCTAAAGTGAACTACCCTCCCTATGGCGTTGATTTTCCTGGTGGAAATGCCACTGGAAGATTCAGCAACGGCGAAAACAGTGCTGATATTTTAG GTAAGCTTTTGGGGTTTGATAATTACATTCCGCCCTACGCAACTGCAAGAGGAGAGGAAATTTTGCAAGGGGTAAATTATGCATCTGGAGGAGCTGGAATTCGCTCTGAATCAGGAAGAAACCTG GGAGCACGGATTAGCTTAGACCAACAGTTGCGAAATCACCGATTTACAGTTTCACGACTAGGTGTTTTACAAAGAAACACAAGTTATACTAAGGAATATCTAGGCAAGTGCATTTACACTGTTGGAATGGGAAGTAACGATTACATCAACAACTACTTTATGCCCAGCAATTTCTCTACAAGTAGTCTATATAATCCAGATGAATACGCGGATGTTCTTATTCAACAGTACACCAAACAGCTTGAG TCTCTTTATGATGCTGGAGCTAGAAAAGTTGCTGTTTTTGGACTGGGGCTAATAGGTTGTACACCATTCCAAATATATACATTTGGTAAGAATGCATCAGGGTGTGTTGATAAGGTAAATGATGCAGTTGCATTATTCAATAAACGAATGACACCTCTTGTTGATGGCTTGAATAACAATTTTACTGATGCAAAGTTCATCTACATCAACACTACTCATATTTCTCATCTAGATCCTGCTTCTTCTGGTAA CACTCCCTGTTGCATATCCTCGGTATATTCTGATAAGGGACAGTGTGAACCAAATCAGCATCCTTGCACTAACCCACAAAACTATGTGTTCTGGGATCACCATCACCCTACTGAAAAGGCAAATAATGTAACAGCATGGAGGGCATATAAGGCTACTACTCCCTTGGACTCGTATCCAATGGATATCCGTAGATTGGCTCTACGGTGA
- the LOC108192480 gene encoding GDSL esterase/lipase At1g29670-like: MNNHNKHTDIIQFVNKSHNTSCFSMASASIIWFLGCILILSLNLTPFVAAVPIVPGYYIFGDSLADSGNNNNLMTLAKANFHPYGIDYPGGPTGRFTNGRTYVDFIAEFLGFDHHMPPFSTANGDQILQGVNYASAGAGIRPETGKICGERFHIMAQLDHHRTTVSRIKQLKGNNDQATQEHLSKCIYTVGIGSNDYMNNYLVVPANPKDVVFTPDKWAEDLIGRYNTFLRGLYDLGARKIVLWGLGPIGCEPSQVKALRMAGKPGCVDMVNHIVSLYNNRFAPLVDELNKLPDAKFIFVNNTHISPGNNPASIGVKVGDRPCCTTVAVPGTCIRGMPPCPNRDEYSFFDSYHPTEKAVLPGAKRAFQAQEPQDVYPMDISRLAQL; the protein is encoded by the exons ATGAACAATCATAATAAACATACAGacataattcaatttgtaaataAATCGCACAATACTTCTTGTTTTTCCATGGCTTCTGCATCTATAATATGGTTTCTTGGATGCATACTGATACTTAGTCTGAACCTTACACCCTTTGTTGCTGCTGTACCCATAGTTCCTGGTTACTACATCTTCGGCGATTCTCTAGCAGATAGTGGAAACAATAACAATCTCATGACTCTTGCCAAAGCAAATTTCCATCCTTATGGTATTGATTATCCTGGTGGCCCAACAGGAAGATTCACGAATGGGCGTACTTATGTTGACTTCATAG CTGAATTTTTAGGTTTCGATCACCACATGCCACCATTCTCAACAGCCAACGGTGATCAAATTCTCCAAGGCGTCAACTACGCATCTGCTGGAGCAGGGATTCGACCCGAAACTGGAAAAATATGT GGTGAAAGATTCCACATTATGGCACAGCTAGACCATCACAGAACCACAGTTAGTCGTATAAAACAACTCAAAGGAAATAATGACCAAGCTACACAAGAGCACTTGAGCAAATGCATTTACACTGTTGGCATCGGAAGCAACGATTACATGAACAACTACCTTGTTGTACCCGCAAATCCCAAAGATGTCGTTTTTACTCCGGACAAGTGGGCAGAAGATCTTATAGGCCGATATAATACCTTCCTTAGA GGTTTATATGATCTTGGTGCAAGAAAAATAGTACTGTGGGGACTTGGTCCAATAGGTTGCGAACCATCACAGGTGAAAGCATTAAGAATGGCTGGTAAACCAGGTTGCGTGGATATGGTTAACCATATTGTCAGCCTGTACAATAATAGATTTGCACCGCTTGTAGATGAACTTAATAAGTTACCTGATGCAAAATTTATCTTCGTGAACAACACTCATATTTCACCAGGCAACAACCCTGCAAGTATAG GTGTTAAGGTGGGTGATAGGCCATGTTGCACAACCGTTGCTGTGCCAGGAACATGTATTCGTGGCATGCCTCCATGCCCAAACAGGGACGAGTATTCGTTCTTTGACAGTTACCACCCCACGGAGAAAGCTGTTCTACCTGGGGCTAAGAGAGCATTCCAAGCTCAGGAACCTCAAGATGTTTATCCCATGGACATTAGTCGCCTAGCACAGCTTTGA